Part of the Henckelia pumila isolate YLH828 chromosome 2, ASM3356847v2, whole genome shotgun sequence genome is shown below.
atgcataCAATAGTAGTGCATATCGATTTTTAGTACATAAGTCAACGATTCCTGATGTACATGAAGGCACAATTATGGAGTCAAGGAATGTtgtattctttgaaaatatcttttcatgtaaagaaaggaaagaaattagttcgaacaagcgaactcatgaaaacacaactgaaactccacaaaacaacgAGGAACCACGACGCAGCAAGCGTGTAAGAGTTGAAAAGTCGTTTGGCcctgattttctaacatacatgttagataattaaccaagaactcttcaagaggctttatcaaatcccgaggctcctttttggaaggaagtcatacaaaatgaaatagattccatcatgcacAATCATACGTGGGAGTTGGTTGATCTCCCTCCGGGATGTAAATCTTTGGGATCCAAGTGGATTcttaaaaggaaatacaaagaagatggatctatagataaatataaagctcgactaGTGGTTCAAGGTTTTAGACAAAAGGAGGGATATGATTTCTTCGATACCTACTCTCCGGTTTCTAGAATAACATCCATTCGTGTTCTCATAGCTATTACAGCtttgcatgatcttgagatacATCAAATGGATATTAAAACAGCGTTTTTGAATGGAGAGTTggatgaagaaatatatataaaataaccaGAAGGGTTTATTGTACCCGGAAAAGAAGGAAAGGTGAGTAAACTTGTCAAGTCATTGTATGGACTCAAACAAGCACCTaaacagtggcatcaaaagtttgacactgctatgttgtcaaatggtttcacaataaatgaatgtgacaaatgtgtctatattaaaggtactacaaatgcatatgtagtTGTTTGCCTTTATGTAAATTACATGTTAATCATGGGAAGCAACCatgagttgattgtgaaaaccaagaaaatgttgagacaacattttgatatgaaggatttgggattgtgtgatATAATTTTAGGGATTAAAGTCTTTAGACTTCCTGCTGGAATTATGTTATCTCAATCTCATTATATAGAAAAGGTTCTTGAACGATTTAATGCCATAAATCATCCTCCGGCTAGAACACCTATGGAATTGGGTacacatttagccaaaaatagaggagaacctgtttcacaagtggaatatgcaAGGGTGATAGGAAGTTTAATGTACTTAACTAACTGTACCCGTCCTGATCTTGCATATACTGTAAACAAACTTAGTTGgttcacaagtaatccaagtaaggatcattggaaagcactaatgagagtgcttggatatttgaaatacaattctagttatggaatagtgtatacaaaatatcctgcagtcctagaaggatattgtgatgcaaattggatttctgacacgaaagactccaagtctacgagtggatatgtgttcacaatcGGAGGAGGAGCGGTGTCATGGAGATCCTCTAAACAAACTTGTATAGCTCGGTCGACTATGGAGTCCGAGTTCATTACTCTAGATAAAGCTGGAGAAGAATCCGAGTGGCTTCGAAACTTTCTAGAATATATTCCATGTTGGAATAAACCGGTGTCTTCCATTACGATTCATTGTGACAGTCAGTCAGCAATAGAAagagcacaaagtagtatgtacaatggtaaatctcgacatattcgtcggagacataataccataagacaattgatctcgaatggggttatttcggttgactatgtgaagtcaaaggaaaaccttgcggatccgcttacaaaaagtataaatagagataaaatgtacaaactacttggaggaatgggtttaaaatctacaaattaaaatatttatagcggtaacccaaccttgagaattggagatcccaaaatcttggttcaatgagacaactaagttataaatattagtcTGAGtgcttggaattgttacttGCTCATTCCTGAAATATCCAAGTATAAATGACCTGCAAAATGTGGTGAgattaagttttcttttaatgattcctatacctATGAGGTGGAGTAACGCAGGATACTCTTGataggagatcacctatataagtgcaaagtattggccgctttgattgcaacacttatgaatctaagataCGGTCTAGGGCCGAAATGGACACAacgtgagaacaaaatatgttagagtattgttatgtaagtactattgtcttggtttacataaatggttgactagttcaagacatcgcgtcactatgcaactagtaaatccgatagtattttactacggtaggttcaaagccacaagctacctatcctgatgtaacaataactcaaaaataattttctagtGAGAATGTTACTATACGTAaaattcattcatgtgggggattgttggaaataATTAATTGAATGAATTGTGGAAGATATGGGCTTGACCCAAGTGGCTTGAAAAAGCTTGAAAAGTGTTGTCCCAAGTTTGAaacaattttgaaaatttggtgAATAATTTGGAGGAAAAACTTGTTTTGGTTTGTCCCATATTGGAACATGTTCAATGTATTGTTCACCTTAAATAACCCATGTTTGgtttatgggattgggcccttagggcaccggatgttttgtaaaggggcaagacgctaatcgatgcaacaaacacacgcgCGGCTGGCCGGCTCGGCGCGGCGTGGCGAGGCGAGGTCTTCTGATCCGATTAtcctttttggataaaatttatttaaaataatattttattattttattgagtgCTCCCGAGCGGTAAAtaattaccgctcgagcgcatcaCCTCATATGCGGGACAGAAACTTGGCAGAAGGTGGGCGCCCGAGCAGTAATaaattaccgctcgagcgcatcgTTCAAAGAGGCttgcgcccgagcggtaaaatATTACCGCCCTCGCGCGACACCTAAAGTGCGAGACAGTAGGCTGCCTAAAAGTTGgccgctcgagcggtagaatattaccgcccgagcgcaccttcTGTGCTCTGAAAAGTCACGACTGTTTCTgggctttttctgtcatgggttgcatccttacgcctTATAACGTGTTGTTTCGTGTATAAGTCTATATATACGGTGGTTATAACACATAAACAAAGACAGAACATCTGATAACGTGTATACATCAGATTTCTGCAGAATTCTTCCCTCACTCtcacaaaagaaaaagtttctacatattttagttcgacgaagatcgagatatttgttgtgctgctatatctcgattgaatagtcgttgtatcttagagacgattgccgacaacgttgagcactgttaacgggcaatttcgtcttgcggatagagagtttctctcgcctcgactttgTTCATCTTTGTTGCTGCTATTGTTGTTGTTGACGCAATCATTTTCAGAGTTCGAAATACACCCAAATAACATAACCGACTAATCCGATACCATTGGGTATCGGTTTAGTTTCGGGTAGTGTTTTTACACTACCCGATTAATTGGGTACCCGACCCAAATAACCCAAAACCCGAACTACCAGCTAACTCcctaactaaaaaaaatatatggaaaagttaattttcaaattttgttttctcCCATACGCGCTTAGCGTTTCAACCTGGAAAGTTGTGATAAACAGAGGGGGCAATTGACAATAATCAGAGGATCTTTTTTGCAATAAACTGATGAAAACCCCAAAGCAAAGCATATCTCCATAAAGAGAGTTAGGCGCGAAATATTTTGCGTTGAAAAATCTCGATCTGTATGTTAGCAACGATCTGTATGTTGGCGGGTTTATCTCCAAAATCAAACGCAAGGTGGGCTACTTCTTTCAAGTAATTCATCAAACATGAAAAATCCAGCCCACTTCTAGTTCCTTATTTTTTCTGGAAAatcttcattttatttttttgctagGGATATTAGAGCTTAAATGCCATTTGCTTTGTGTTTCCATTGCACCAGTAGCCATGTATTGCATGGTAACGTGTTTGATATACTGCTCTGATTGCATTGGGTGATTTGTTTTTGATTATAATGTGTAAAATTTTACTTTAATTTTGACTTCAACGCTGGAATTTGTGGAATTTGTGTATTACTTTTGGGAGTGCTTTGGCCGGAAATTGTTCCTTCACCGACTTTGCACTACTTTTGTAATCAGTTAACCTTTCTTTATGATTTTACAATGCTTTCCTTCGTAATGAATGAACTTTGTTGGCACAGGCGAATTATCCCTCTATATCTGGGCGGTCTTGATATAGATGCGGAATTTTGTCCAGTGTCGTGGTGTTTAATGAACTTTAAAATGTCGGTCAAGCAAATTCTTATTGGCATTTCTAACAGAAAGGAAAGTTCTTGGCTTTCCAATTTTACTTTTTCGGCATCAAGTAATGTCTCAACTATGGTATTTTCTAGGCAATATCTAATGCGTGTTCCTGGTTGGTACAATTGAATGACAATGACAATTTTGTGtatcttttaaaattttcaggtTAGCTTAGGCTCAATTCGTATCGATTTCTTCACTGTAGCTTCACTCTCATCATTCTCACATTCTTTTGGAATTTCTAGCGCGTTTGCTAGACAAAGATTTTGCAGAAGAAATATTGTAATGGACACCGATTCAGGAACATGCTCTTCTAATGGCAAGGCAGATACTCAGCTACCTACCCAGAGGACTTACCAAGTTGTGGTGGCTGCAACTCGTGATATGGGTATTGGGAAAGATGGTAAGTTGCCATGGAGATTGCCTGGAGACCTTAAATTTTTCAAGGAGATCACTATGGAAACATCACATCCTGGAAGCAAGAATGCTGTGGTGATGGGAAGGAAAACTTGGGAAAGCATTCCTTCTCAGTTTCGGCCATTGCCTGGTCGCCTTAACGTTGTACTGACACGTTCCGCAAATTCTGGAGTTGCCACCGCCGAGAGCGTCATTACGTGTGACAGTGTATCATCATCTTTGGAATTGTTAGCCAAACCCCCATATTGTTCTTTGATAGAGAAGGTGTTTCTTATAGGAGGTGGCCAAATATTGAGGTATGCATATAGTTTTTCTCATATATACTTTCTTTTGAAGGTATAATAGTATACTCGATGTGAAATGAACAATAACATCTTTTTGGCGCATGCAGGGAGGCACTTAATGCTCCGGAATGTGAGGCGATCCACATTACTGAAATTAGCACTTCCATTCAATGTGACACCTTTATTCCACCTATCAATATGTCTGTCTACCAGCCATGGTACTCTTCGTCACCTTTCGAGGAGGTTGGTATACAGTACTGTTTTGTGACATATGTCCGTTTGAGAACCTCCACCTCGGGGCCTGGCAATGGCAGCATATCACATTCCAAACATTTAAAGGTCTCAGATTTCACTTTCTTGCCGAAGATTGTATTTGAGAAGCATGAGGAGTTTTTATATCTTAGATTGGTTCAAGATATTATTGCAAATGGAAACGGAAAAGATGATAGGACAGGGACTGGTACTTTTTCAAAGTTTGGATGCCAGGTATATTATGGATTACAGAGAAAATATGTTTTGTGAGCCTCCCTTCAACTTCATTAATCCTTGTGTTGCACATCTGATTATTGTACCGTTCGTTCCCCAGATGC
Proteins encoded:
- the LOC140881172 gene encoding bifunctional dihydrofolate reductase-thymidylate synthase 1-like isoform X2 codes for the protein MLATICMLAGLSPKSNASAFARQRFCRRNIVMDTDSGTCSSNGKADTQLPTQRTYQVVVAATRDMGIGKDGKLPWRLPGDLKFFKEITMETSHPGSKNAVVMGRKTWESIPSQFRPLPGRLNVVLTRSANSGVATAESVITCDSVSSSLELLAKPPYCSLIEKVFLIGGGQILREALNAPECEAIHITEISTSIQCDTFIPPINMSVYQPWYSSSPFEEVGIQYCFVTYVRLRTSTSGPGNGSISHSKHLKVSDFTFLPKIVFEKHEEFLYLRLVQDIIANGNGKDDRTGTGTFSKFGCQMRFNLRKSFPLLTTKRVFWRGVVEELLWFISGSTNAKILQEKGIHIWDGNASREYLDSLGLAEREEGDLGPVYGFQWRHFGARYTNMHTDYTGQGFDQLLDIIYKIKNKPDDRRIVLSAWNPSDLKFMALPPCHMFAQFYVANGELSCQMYQRSADMGLGVPFNIASYALLTFMIAHVCGLVPGDFIHVIGDAHVYKTHVHPLQEQLKKLPRPFPILKINTQRTDIDSFGAADFELVNYEPHQKIEMKMAV
- the LOC140881172 gene encoding bifunctional dihydrofolate reductase-thymidylate synthase 1-like isoform X1 encodes the protein MYCMVSLGSIRIDFFTVASLSSFSHSFGISSAFARQRFCRRNIVMDTDSGTCSSNGKADTQLPTQRTYQVVVAATRDMGIGKDGKLPWRLPGDLKFFKEITMETSHPGSKNAVVMGRKTWESIPSQFRPLPGRLNVVLTRSANSGVATAESVITCDSVSSSLELLAKPPYCSLIEKVFLIGGGQILREALNAPECEAIHITEISTSIQCDTFIPPINMSVYQPWYSSSPFEEVGIQYCFVTYVRLRTSTSGPGNGSISHSKHLKVSDFTFLPKIVFEKHEEFLYLRLVQDIIANGNGKDDRTGTGTFSKFGCQMRFNLRKSFPLLTTKRVFWRGVVEELLWFISGSTNAKILQEKGIHIWDGNASREYLDSLGLAEREEGDLGPVYGFQWRHFGARYTNMHTDYTGQGFDQLLDIIYKIKNKPDDRRIVLSAWNPSDLKFMALPPCHMFAQFYVANGELSCQMYQRSADMGLGVPFNIASYALLTFMIAHVCGLVPGDFIHVIGDAHVYKTHVHPLQEQLKKLPRPFPILKINTQRTDIDSFGAADFELVNYEPHQKIEMKMAV
- the LOC140881172 gene encoding bifunctional dihydrofolate reductase-thymidylate synthase 1-like isoform X3, encoding MDTDSGTCSSNGKADTQLPTQRTYQVVVAATRDMGIGKDGKLPWRLPGDLKFFKEITMETSHPGSKNAVVMGRKTWESIPSQFRPLPGRLNVVLTRSANSGVATAESVITCDSVSSSLELLAKPPYCSLIEKVFLIGGGQILREALNAPECEAIHITEISTSIQCDTFIPPINMSVYQPWYSSSPFEEVGIQYCFVTYVRLRTSTSGPGNGSISHSKHLKVSDFTFLPKIVFEKHEEFLYLRLVQDIIANGNGKDDRTGTGTFSKFGCQMRFNLRKSFPLLTTKRVFWRGVVEELLWFISGSTNAKILQEKGIHIWDGNASREYLDSLGLAEREEGDLGPVYGFQWRHFGARYTNMHTDYTGQGFDQLLDIIYKIKNKPDDRRIVLSAWNPSDLKFMALPPCHMFAQFYVANGELSCQMYQRSADMGLGVPFNIASYALLTFMIAHVCGLVPGDFIHVIGDAHVYKTHVHPLQEQLKKLPRPFPILKINTQRTDIDSFGAADFELVNYEPHQKIEMKMAV